A single window of Flavobacterium sp. 140616W15 DNA harbors:
- a CDS encoding DEAD/DEAH box helicase codes for MQPSKLFQFCFDISFEKNLNTYIPTAYIIENTDEIRYLNKKATTGVLESFGIVFEDLDSNTQKILTACEALKPEFIFKKFSAKIKSAKIITDLQKDSKIDFAIRQHLQLNLNTFYTLIVKEQFPLSINMGVEKDFYRSRISIEPLDFEPQIQFDKHSEGITYTLSLKENNTTFSPMNSSVDILLDEPSWLIIDKKLGQLKELNSKKLTPFLKKKSIEIPSRLVDDYFKNFIPEIAKKTDIGATGFEIELRDKIISCTIQPVYDFFKNCYYLNLYFDYNGYLFDANKTKNTHTFVDFSIANEPKIIQFKRSPDEVLYTEKLLEIGFIKIKNELFGWNTDTEAHDPYTNIQLVINRKEELESLGFTIEKLQLESKEIITESHTISASKGETKEDWFDIKIILTIGNFTINFSEIIPNIKSKERLFLLPDGNYFLIPLEWLSKYSSLAKLARTENGNLLLRKSNFAALDAIPEIKNDVNPILKAEYASSDLLKATLRPYQIDGVKWLLSHFNSNLGACLADDMGLGKTLQTLAVLVAVQEQLGFTTKTTNFDLFQNETVIERDPLKTLIVLPSSLVFNWYNESQKFTPHFSKMQYVGNDRKLLASRLESSDLIFTSYSIIHRDIAILEKYNFRYLILDESQYIKNKNSKIFKAINKINTEHKIALSGTPIENSLDDLWSQMQFINPDILGSYNFFAENFKIPIEKKQDEDSLTELKNLIQPYILRRTKEQVLKDLPELTEQIYYCDMDPEQEKLYEKEKSKARNFLLKTDGSGPDKISIINTLMKLRQLSNHPKMVDQESEIDSGKYNAVTNYLETLVKGKQKTIIFSSFVTNLSFYTTWCKENKIDFCEITGETPAKKREQQVNLFQENENPLLFFISLKAGGVGLNITKASYVLFLDPWWNPFAEKQGVGRAHRIGQLNKVNVIRFISKNTVEEKIIKLQENKKLLSDSLLEESYINDEIEINLEYILGS; via the coding sequence TTGCAACCTTCTAAATTATTTCAATTTTGTTTTGACATCAGTTTTGAAAAAAATCTGAATACTTATATCCCAACCGCTTATATCATTGAAAACACCGATGAAATTAGATATTTAAACAAAAAAGCAACAACAGGCGTTCTAGAAAGTTTCGGAATTGTTTTCGAAGATTTAGACTCAAATACACAAAAAATACTAACTGCTTGTGAAGCATTAAAGCCTGAATTTATTTTCAAGAAATTTAGTGCAAAAATCAAATCAGCAAAAATAATTACGGATTTACAAAAAGATTCCAAAATTGATTTTGCAATTCGCCAGCATTTACAACTAAATCTAAACACCTTTTACACGCTAATTGTAAAAGAACAATTTCCTTTATCAATTAACATGGGAGTTGAAAAGGATTTTTATCGCTCCCGAATTAGTATCGAACCTCTAGATTTTGAACCTCAAATTCAATTTGACAAACACTCAGAAGGAATTACATATACCCTATCTTTAAAAGAAAACAACACTACTTTTTCACCCATGAATAGTAGTGTCGACATACTATTAGACGAACCAAGCTGGTTAATTATTGATAAAAAACTAGGACAACTAAAGGAGTTGAATTCTAAAAAGCTCACCCCTTTTTTAAAGAAAAAATCAATCGAAATCCCTTCAAGATTAGTTGATGATTATTTTAAAAATTTCATTCCTGAAATAGCTAAAAAAACTGACATTGGAGCAACTGGTTTTGAAATTGAACTTCGTGATAAAATTATTTCTTGTACGATTCAACCCGTTTATGATTTCTTTAAAAACTGCTACTATCTCAACCTTTATTTCGACTATAATGGCTATTTATTTGATGCCAATAAAACTAAAAACACACATACATTTGTTGATTTCAGCATTGCTAATGAACCAAAAATAATTCAGTTTAAACGAAGTCCTGACGAAGTTTTATATACCGAAAAACTACTTGAAATTGGTTTCATAAAAATTAAAAATGAATTGTTTGGATGGAACACTGACACTGAAGCTCATGATCCTTATACTAATATTCAATTGGTTATTAATCGGAAAGAAGAGCTAGAAAGTTTAGGTTTTACAATTGAAAAACTTCAACTGGAAAGCAAAGAAATCATCACAGAAAGTCATACCATTTCGGCTTCAAAAGGAGAAACAAAAGAAGATTGGTTTGACATCAAAATAATCCTTACAATTGGAAATTTCACTATCAATTTTAGTGAAATTATTCCGAATATAAAAAGCAAAGAAAGGCTCTTTTTATTGCCTGACGGAAACTATTTTTTGATTCCATTAGAATGGCTCAGTAAATATAGCTCGCTGGCAAAATTAGCCAGAACAGAAAATGGAAATCTTCTTTTGCGTAAAAGTAATTTTGCGGCTTTGGATGCAATTCCGGAAATCAAAAACGATGTAAACCCTATTCTTAAAGCTGAATACGCCTCTTCTGATTTGTTAAAAGCTACTTTAAGACCCTATCAAATTGATGGTGTCAAATGGCTTTTGAGTCATTTTAACTCCAATTTAGGGGCTTGTCTGGCTGACGATATGGGACTTGGAAAAACGTTACAAACTTTGGCTGTATTAGTTGCCGTTCAGGAACAGCTAGGATTTACAACCAAAACCACCAATTTTGATTTGTTTCAAAACGAAACCGTTATTGAAAGAGATCCTTTAAAAACCTTGATTGTTCTACCTTCTTCATTGGTTTTTAACTGGTATAATGAATCTCAGAAATTCACACCGCATTTTTCAAAAATGCAGTATGTTGGTAACGACAGAAAACTATTAGCGAGTAGATTAGAATCATCCGATTTGATTTTCACTAGTTACAGCATCATTCACCGTGATATTGCAATTTTAGAAAAGTATAATTTTCGCTATTTAATTTTGGACGAAAGTCAATACATCAAAAATAAAAATTCTAAAATTTTTAAAGCGATTAATAAAATAAACACAGAACATAAAATAGCTCTAAGTGGTACACCTATCGAAAACTCATTAGACGATTTGTGGTCGCAAATGCAATTTATAAATCCTGATATTTTGGGTAGTTATAATTTCTTTGCGGAAAATTTCAAAATCCCGATTGAGAAAAAGCAAGATGAAGATAGTTTAACTGAGCTAAAAAATCTTATTCAGCCTTACATTTTAAGAAGAACCAAAGAACAGGTATTAAAAGACTTACCAGAATTAACAGAGCAGATTTATTATTGCGACATGGATCCTGAACAGGAGAAATTATATGAAAAAGAAAAATCAAAAGCTCGTAATTTTTTATTAAAAACAGATGGCTCCGGTCCAGACAAAATTAGCATCATCAATACGTTGATGAAGTTAAGACAACTGAGTAATCATCCTAAAATGGTAGATCAGGAATCAGAAATTGATTCTGGGAAATATAATGCAGTTACAAACTATCTAGAAACTTTAGTAAAAGGGAAACAAAAAACCATCATTTTTAGTTCATTTGTTACCAATTTGAGTTTTTATACAACTTGGTGTAAAGAGAACAAAATAGATTTTTGCGAGATAACAGGTGAAACTCCTGCTAAGAAAAGAGAACAGCAAGTAAATCTGTTTCAGGAAAATGAAAATCCTTTGTTATTTTTTATTTCACTCAAAGCAGGTGGCGTTGGTTTAAATATCACCAAAGCTTCTTATGTTTTATTCTTAGATCCATGGTGGAATCCTTTTGCTGAAAAACAAGGAGTAGGTAGAGCTCATAGAATTGGACAATTAAATAAAGTAAATGTCATTCGATTTATTTCAAAAAATACGGTTGAAGAAAAAATAATTAAACTGCAAGAAAACAAAAAACTACTATCAGATTCACTATTAGAAGAAAGCTATATTAACGACGAAATCGAAATTAATTTAGAATATATATTAGGTTCTTAA
- a CDS encoding DUF5103 domain-containing protein: MLKSIFRKLVLLLIFTSAKAQVQSEIAPPYNIKTVSFVQSGQNIVPIFELGSEIQLQFDDLFGNEADYYYEITHCDYNWIPSNIPKTEYLQGFDGQRITNYINSFNTLQIYSHYKLSFPNQFTHILITGNYILKILNEDKEVVFSRKFIVYENLVTVPAQVKRSRTVNNIEHKHNLDFSIKSSSLNFQTPLQNVKVLLLQNGNFNTAIKNIPPQYTIGNDLIYKYNDETQFWAGNEFLYFENKDIRNAGNNVGRVDSSKDIYNSYLYTNQARGNFPYTNYPDINGNFLVKNINATNNEIEADYAWVYFTLSAPAFRLNKDIYVNGMFDNYSLTPENKMDYNTEKGVYEKAIMIKQGFTNYQYQIADKKGVIDFENAIDGNFYQTENEYTILVYYRENSDRYDHVIGKGSANSLNIIN; this comes from the coding sequence ATGCTAAAATCTATCTTCCGAAAATTAGTTCTCCTTCTTATTTTTACTTCGGCAAAAGCCCAAGTACAATCTGAAATTGCCCCTCCCTATAATATAAAGACTGTTTCTTTTGTACAAAGCGGACAAAATATTGTTCCAATATTCGAATTAGGAAGTGAGATTCAATTGCAATTTGATGACCTTTTTGGTAATGAAGCCGATTATTACTACGAAATAACGCACTGTGACTATAATTGGATTCCTTCAAATATTCCAAAAACAGAATATCTACAAGGATTTGATGGCCAGAGGATCACTAATTACATTAACTCATTCAACACACTACAAATATACTCACACTATAAACTCTCTTTCCCTAATCAATTCACTCATATATTGATTACAGGTAATTACATTCTCAAAATTCTGAATGAAGATAAAGAAGTGGTTTTTTCTAGAAAGTTTATTGTGTACGAAAATTTAGTTACTGTACCTGCACAGGTAAAAAGAAGCCGAACAGTAAACAATATTGAACATAAGCATAATTTAGATTTTTCTATAAAATCTAGCTCTCTTAACTTTCAAACTCCTTTACAAAATGTAAAAGTTCTTTTATTACAAAATGGCAATTTCAATACTGCAATAAAAAACATTCCGCCACAATATACCATCGGGAATGACTTAATATATAAATACAATGATGAAACTCAATTTTGGGCAGGAAACGAATTTCTATATTTTGAAAATAAAGACATTCGCAACGCAGGTAACAATGTGGGAAGAGTTGATTCAAGCAAAGACATATACAATTCTTATCTATATACTAACCAAGCGCGAGGAAACTTTCCTTACACCAACTATCCAGACATAAATGGTAACTTTCTTGTAAAAAATATAAACGCAACAAATAATGAGATCGAAGCTGATTATGCTTGGGTTTACTTCACCCTTTCGGCACCTGCTTTCCGACTCAATAAAGACATTTATGTTAATGGAATGTTTGATAATTACAGCTTAACTCCTGAGAATAAAATGGACTACAATACAGAAAAAGGAGTCTATGAAAAAGCAATAATGATAAAACAAGGATTTACTAATTATCAATATCAAATAGCTGATAAAAAAGGGGTGATCGATTTTGAAAATGCAATTGATGGTAATTTTTATCAAACCGAGAATGAATACACCATACTGGTTTATTATCGTGAGAATAGTGACCGTTATGATCATGTAATCGGAAAAGGATCCGCTAACTCACTGAATATCATTAACTAA
- a CDS encoding class I SAM-dependent methyltransferase — MKKLFKLVLNTIPRPLLIRLSYVARPILAFSLKGDKFTDPIDGRSFKSFLPYGYGKQRNNVLSPSTLSLERHRLLWLYLNDQTDFFTAPKKVLHFAPEQAFYKLFRKQKNLDYTTTDLFSPLADVKADICNLPFKDNEYDVILCNHVLEHIPDDTKAMQELFRVLKPGGMAVLQIPQDLSRAVTFADDTITDQKERAKIFGQYDHVRIYGRDYFDKLRSIGFIVIEEDYTNKIAPELVEKYCLAKGEIIPLCFKQEN; from the coding sequence GTGAAGAAACTTTTCAAACTAGTTCTTAATACCATTCCACGTCCATTATTAATTCGTTTGAGTTATGTGGCACGTCCTATTTTAGCCTTTTCATTAAAAGGAGATAAATTTACTGATCCTATTGATGGGAGAAGTTTTAAAAGTTTTTTGCCTTACGGATACGGAAAACAACGTAACAATGTACTTTCACCAAGTACTCTATCTTTAGAAAGACACCGTTTGTTATGGCTATACCTGAACGATCAAACTGATTTCTTTACAGCACCAAAAAAAGTATTGCACTTTGCTCCCGAACAAGCTTTTTACAAACTATTTCGCAAGCAAAAAAATCTTGATTACACAACAACTGACTTATTTTCACCTTTAGCAGATGTTAAAGCAGATATATGCAATTTACCTTTTAAGGATAATGAATATGACGTTATCTTATGTAATCATGTTTTAGAACACATTCCGGATGACACCAAAGCGATGCAGGAATTGTTTCGTGTTTTAAAACCTGGAGGAATGGCAGTTTTACAAATCCCACAAGATTTATCTAGAGCAGTTACTTTTGCAGATGACACTATTACAGACCAAAAAGAACGTGCTAAGATATTCGGACAATATGATCATGTACGTATTTATGGCCGTGATTATTTTGATAAATTAAGAAGCATTGGCTTTATCGTAATCGAAGAGGATTACACCAATAAAATAGCTCCAGAGCTAGTCGAAAAATATTGTTTAGCCAAAGGAGAAATTATCCCGCTTTGCTTTAAACAGGAAAACTAA
- the pruA gene encoding L-glutamate gamma-semialdehyde dehydrogenase — protein MLKGFFHVPKAVNEPVKGYAPNSPEKAAVQAAYTTMWNSKIDVPLYIGSEEIKTGNTRNITAPHDHKHVVGTYHLAEKTHIEKAIANALEAKDAWANMAWEQRAAIFLKAAELIAGPYRARINAATMIGQSKNIHQAEIDASCELIDFLRYNVEFMTQIYADQPKSDSTTWNRLEYRPLEGFVYAITPFNFTAIAANLPASAAMMGNVVIWKPSDSQVFSTKIIIDVFKEAGVPDGVINVVFGDALMITDTVLASRDFAGVHFTGSTHVFKDIWAKIGANIHNYKTYPRIVGETGGKDFIIAHPSANAKQVSTGIVRGAFEFQGQKCSAASRAYIPQSLWPTIKEQLITDVKSMKMGSPEDFGNFITAVIHEGSFDKLASFIDQAKKDADAEIIVGGNYDKSVGYFIEPTIIVTTNPKYTTMETELFGPVITIYVYEDAKWEETLELVDTTSEYALTGAVFSQDRYAIEVATTKLQNAAGNFYINDKPTGAVVGMQPFGGARASGTNDKAGSALNLLRWASPRTIKETFVTPEDYRYPFLGE, from the coding sequence ATGCTAAAAGGATTTTTTCATGTACCTAAAGCGGTAAACGAACCCGTAAAAGGATATGCTCCAAACTCACCAGAAAAAGCAGCAGTACAAGCAGCTTACACTACAATGTGGAACTCTAAAATTGATGTTCCGTTATATATTGGAAGTGAAGAAATTAAAACTGGAAACACTAGAAATATTACGGCTCCTCATGATCACAAACATGTAGTAGGTACCTACCACTTAGCCGAAAAAACACATATCGAAAAAGCAATTGCTAATGCGCTTGAAGCAAAAGACGCATGGGCTAATATGGCATGGGAACAACGTGCTGCTATTTTCTTAAAAGCTGCTGAACTTATTGCTGGCCCTTACAGAGCTAGAATAAATGCTGCTACAATGATCGGACAATCAAAAAACATTCACCAAGCTGAAATTGATGCTTCATGTGAATTAATTGATTTCTTACGTTACAATGTTGAGTTCATGACCCAAATTTATGCAGATCAGCCAAAATCTGATTCTACAACTTGGAACCGTCTTGAATACAGACCTCTAGAAGGTTTTGTATATGCAATTACTCCTTTTAACTTTACTGCTATTGCTGCAAATCTTCCTGCAAGTGCTGCAATGATGGGGAATGTTGTTATCTGGAAACCAAGTGATAGCCAAGTATTCTCAACTAAAATTATCATCGACGTATTTAAAGAAGCTGGAGTTCCAGACGGTGTAATAAATGTTGTTTTTGGTGATGCATTAATGATTACTGATACAGTATTAGCAAGTCGTGATTTTGCAGGAGTTCACTTTACAGGTTCAACTCATGTATTTAAAGATATTTGGGCAAAAATTGGTGCAAACATTCACAATTACAAAACTTACCCAAGAATCGTAGGTGAAACAGGTGGTAAAGATTTTATCATTGCACATCCAAGTGCTAACGCTAAACAAGTATCAACTGGAATTGTACGTGGAGCATTTGAATTTCAAGGACAAAAATGTTCTGCAGCTTCAAGAGCTTACATCCCACAAAGTTTATGGCCAACAATAAAAGAACAATTAATTACTGACGTGAAATCTATGAAAATGGGTTCACCAGAAGATTTTGGTAATTTTATTACTGCTGTTATTCACGAAGGATCTTTTGACAAGTTAGCAAGTTTTATTGACCAAGCTAAAAAAGACGCTGATGCAGAAATAATCGTTGGTGGAAATTACGACAAATCTGTTGGATACTTTATTGAACCAACTATTATTGTAACTACAAACCCTAAATATACTACAATGGAAACCGAATTATTCGGACCAGTAATTACTATTTATGTATATGAAGATGCAAAATGGGAAGAGACTTTAGAATTAGTTGATACTACTTCTGAATATGCTCTTACTGGAGCTGTATTTAGTCAAGATCGTTACGCTATTGAAGTAGCTACTACAAAATTACAAAATGCAGCAGGTAACTTCTATATTAATGACAAACCAACAGGAGCTGTTGTAGGAATGCAACCATTTGGTGGTGCAAGAGCATCAGGAACAAATGACAAAGCAGGTTCTGCATTAAACTTATTGCGTTGGGCTTCACCAAGAACAATAAAAGAAACGTTTGTAACTCCAGAAGATTATAGATATCCTTTTTTAGGAGAATAG
- the map gene encoding type I methionyl aminopeptidase, producing MIIVKSREEIELMRESALIVSKTLGMIASEIKEGVTTLYLDKLAEEFIRDHGAVPSFLGLYDFPNSLCMSPNSQVVHGIPNNTPLKSGDVISVDCGAYKNGYHGDHAYSFEIGEVAPEVKKLLQVTKESLYVGIREFKAGNRVEDVGSAIQKYTEAHGYGVVRELVGHGLGQKMHEDPEMPNYGKKGRGKLFVEGMVVAIEPMINLGTRNIKQHKDGWTITTADGKPSAHFEHDVALIDGKPEILSTFQYIYKALGIESNEEDEFRKVPLIL from the coding sequence ATGATTATTGTAAAATCACGTGAAGAAATAGAATTAATGCGCGAAAGTGCCTTAATCGTATCAAAAACATTAGGAATGATTGCTTCTGAGATAAAAGAAGGAGTTACCACATTATATCTTGATAAACTAGCCGAAGAATTCATTCGTGATCACGGTGCAGTTCCAAGCTTTTTAGGTTTATATGACTTCCCAAACTCACTTTGTATGAGTCCAAATTCACAAGTTGTTCACGGTATTCCAAATAACACTCCTTTAAAAAGCGGTGATGTTATCTCGGTAGACTGTGGTGCATACAAAAACGGCTATCATGGAGATCATGCCTATAGCTTTGAAATAGGAGAAGTTGCTCCAGAAGTTAAAAAATTACTACAAGTTACCAAAGAATCTTTATATGTTGGAATCCGTGAATTTAAAGCAGGAAACCGTGTAGAAGATGTTGGAAGTGCAATACAAAAATATACCGAAGCACATGGATACGGAGTTGTTCGTGAACTTGTTGGACATGGACTTGGGCAAAAAATGCACGAAGATCCTGAAATGCCAAATTATGGTAAAAAAGGAAGAGGAAAACTTTTTGTAGAAGGAATGGTTGTTGCTATTGAACCAATGATTAACCTGGGAACAAGAAACATAAAACAACATAAAGATGGCTGGACAATTACAACAGCTGACGGTAAACCAAGTGCGCATTTTGAACATGATGTAGCTTTAATCGATGGTAAACCAGAAATCTTATCCACTTTCCAGTACATCTATAAAGCACTAGGAATCGAGAGCAACGAAGAAGATGAATTCAGAAAAGTGCCTTTGATATTATAA
- the apaG gene encoding Co2+/Mg2+ efflux protein ApaG — protein sequence MVSQITRGIKISVLTSFEGTYFKNYKIHFAFSYVVTIENHSKDSVQLTSRHWEIFDSLNDIEIVDGEGVIGKKPVLKPGEFHTYSSGCLLSSPYGAMKGYFNMVNFTTTKIFKVIVPNFRMCAPFALN from the coding sequence ATGGTTTCTCAAATAACAAGAGGCATAAAAATATCCGTTTTAACTAGTTTTGAAGGTACTTACTTCAAGAACTACAAGATTCATTTTGCCTTTAGCTATGTAGTTACTATTGAGAACCATAGCAAAGATTCGGTACAACTTACTTCTCGCCATTGGGAAATTTTCGATTCGCTTAACGATATCGAAATAGTTGATGGTGAAGGCGTAATTGGAAAAAAACCAGTTTTAAAACCTGGTGAATTCCATACCTATAGTTCAGGATGTCTTTTATCATCTCCTTATGGAGCGATGAAAGGATATTTTAATATGGTAAATTTTACTACTACAAAAATTTTCAAAGTTATAGTACCTAATTTTAGAATGTGTGCTCCTTTTGCTTTGAACTAA